TTCTCCCGTTCATCACCCATGCAGCGTTGCATGAGTTTCTGGGCCGAGGGCCGGACGTCCTTAGTCGGCGCGTCGGTGGCGCTACCGGTCGGCTGCGGCGAAGCATCGCTGCGCTCCGAGGCCGGCGGTGAAAAGAAATGCGGGATACATGAAGCTAATTTTGAAAGCATGAAATACCTCCCAGGAATTGTTTTCGAATGCGCTTCCTGCGCCGGGAGATAAAGCAACGGCTGTGCCAAGCGGGAGCGATTGGATCGACCTCAGCAGGCGGACTGGCGGAGCAGTGGGGGAAAAGGGCAAAAAACATGGAGATTTTTTTAATTTATTAAAAAGCAAGTCGGCAGGCCTAAAAAAATCAGGGATCAAATAGGATACTTTTTCTCGCGAAACGAGGGAAAGAAGGCTTCTCCGTATTTCAGAAAATTGCAAATCGCTGAGTGAAAGAGTCTCCAAACTCTTGGGCTAAGGCTCGGCTCGCCCGGCGAGGAGTCCAACCCTTCGGAAATAAAAAGACCCCGGCTAGGGGTGCCGGGGTCAGGGTTCTTCCTTAACGGAAGGGGCTCGAAATTTTCGGAGGAGGCCCCACCCTTCGGCAGGGCCTCCTCCTCTGGATCCGGTGTGCCGCCGGGTCGTTATTCAGAAAATCTTGGTCGCGCCTCGCACTCGACGCGCAGCTCTCCCGCGGGTTCCTTGCGCACCTCGCACTCGACTTCGGGGGGTCTAGCGGCGCGCGGCTCGTCCGCCTCGAAGTAGCGGGAGATCCCCTCGTAGAGCAGGTCCCCGAATTCGGCACCGAGGGAGTGTTGCAAAAACATCCTGCCCAGCCCATGCAGGTCCGTGGCCGCCTCTTCCTCCGAGTCGGGCGCCTGGCTCGCGGGCGGGTCCTGCCAGAGCCGCAGCAGGCCGGAGAGGCAGATCTCGTTCACGGGTTGCAGGCAGCTGAGTCCCGTCAAAAAGGAGTTCGGGCTCTGGCCTTCCGGCGCCTGGGGAGACGCTGCGCTGGGGCTCGCGGTCCCCCCGCTTTCCCCCGCGAGGTTTTGGGCCGGCGGGGGCTTGGAGTGGGCTAGGGGGAGTAGGCTCATGGTTCCGAATCCTTCCTGTCTCTCGCGAGACAATCGAATAGAAAGCAAGCATGATGCCAACTATTAACCATTTGAAATTAAAAGATATTATAAGAAGTATGTGCAGTAATCTCCGATAAATTTTCTCAAGTTGTGACAGGAGTTTTTACAACTTGCATGCAAATGAGCTCGCGCTCGTTACAGCCTGTGTTAGAATTTCCCAGTGACGGTCGCGGCGGACTTCCTCAAAGACTTGCCAAAAATCCTCCGGCGCTTGGGCGAAGGCGGGATGGGCGAGGTGTACTTGGCCGAGAGCCCAGGCGGGGAGCGGGTGGCGCTCAAGCTGCTCACCCAGGTTCAGCCGGAACAGGTGGCGCTCTTCGAAGGCGAGGCGCAGCTCTTGGTCCAGCTGCGGCACCCCGCCATCGCCGGCATCTACGGCTACGCCGCCAACAGCCGTGCCCTCTTCGGGACGGACCGCGGGCCCTGCTTTTGGATGGAGTACGTCGAAGGCCGCGGCCTGCTGGAGGCCGCGCGCGAAGCGGAGCCGGCGAGGGTCATCGCCTGGCTTAAGGAGGCCCTCGAGGCCTTGCAAGCCCTGCACGCCCAAAACATCTCGCACGGCGACATCTCGCCGCGCAACGTCCTGGTTACGGCGGCGGGGCGCCTGAAGCTGTTGGACTTCGGCTTGGCGGGGGAGTTCGGCAAGGCCGGCAGATTCACCGCGGGCACCTTGCCTTACCTAGCGCCGGAGCGATTGCAGGGTAAAAATTTTCCCTCCAGCGATTTGTTCTCCCTGGGCACGCTTTTCTATGAGGCGCTCGCCGGACGTCACCCGCGGGCGACGAGCCGCAGCCTGCAGGAGATACTGCGCGCCCCCGCCGCCCCGCTGCTGGAGGTAGCACCGAGTTTGGAGCCGCGCTTCGCGGTGCAGGCGCGGGCCCTCGACCGCATGATCCGACTCGATCCGAAGGAGAGGCTCGGCTCGGCGCGGGAGGCCCTCGAGGCCCTGCGTCATGCGGGGGGGGCGGCCGAGGCGCCAGCGAGCGCGGAATACCACTCCGCGAAGATGTTCGGCGCCGAGGGCGCCTTCGCCGCCTTGGACCGCGTGCTGGCCGAGGTCAAGGTTCGGCCCGTCACCCTCTGGCTGCATGGCATCGGCGGCGTCGGCAAGTCCCGCTTCCTACGCGAGGCGGCGATCCGTTGCGCGGTGCAGGGCCTCGCGGTCCGGGAAATCGAGGCCGCGCGTTTCGGCGCGGGGCTCCGCGAGCTTGCGGCCCCCGGGACCGAGGGGCCGCAGGCCTTTTTCTTCCGCAATTTGGATCGCGTCGCCTTCGCCGAGCTCTCGCAGCTGCTGCGCCTGAAGCGGGAGGGGATCGCGCCGGGACGCCTGGCCGTCTTCGAATGGAACGACGACCGCCTCGGCGAAGAGGCCCGCCGGCTTTTGGAAGACCTGCCGCGCCTGCTGGGCGGCGAGGCGGTTACGCTGCAAAACCTCGACGCCGCCGCGACGCGCGAGCTGGTTCGCGAGGCCTTGGGCGAGACCGCGGCGCGGGAGATCGCGGCGGACCTGTTCCGGCAGAGTTCCGGCAATCCGCGCATGCTGCTGGAGATCCTGCGCCTGCTCCGCGAGCGGCGCGCGGACGAGCGGCGGCATTTCTCCCGGGCCTGGAAGGAGGAGATCGCCGGGCTGGAATCCTTCGAGGGCATCCTGGCGGAGCGGCTAGCGGGGCTCGCGGCGGAAGATCGTTCCTTGCTCGCGTCCCTCGCCGCGGCCCATGAGCCCTCGAGCGCCGAAGTCCTCGCCGCGGTCTGTCCGCAGCTGCCCGGGCTCGAGGCGCGCTTGGCGTCTTTATGCGGGCGGGAATTTTTAAAATTCGAGGCCGGCGACGGAAAATACCGCCTGGCGATCCCCGCCTTGGAGCCAGCCCTCTTGCGAGGCCTTCCGCCCGAGGGGCTTCGCGAGCTCCACAGGCGGTGGCTCCAGGCCCTTCCGCCCGACGCGCCCCACGACCCGCAGCGCCTGCGCCACGCGCTCGCCCTGGAAGATGGGGGCGAGATCGCCCGGCTCGCGCTCCCGGCCACCGAGGCCCTGGCACGGTCGGGAAGGACGGAGGAGGCGCTGGAATTGGCCGAGCGGGCGCGGGCCCATCTGGAAGATCCCGCCGAGCTCTCCCGACTGCTGCGGGCCAAGACCAATTGGCTGACCGCGCTCGACCGCTACGCCGAGGCCCTGGCCTCCGCGGAGGAGGTCTTTCGCTTGGCGGCGCCCGACGAGCCCGCCGACCTGAAGGCGGTGAAATACGGCATCGTCTCCGGCATCGCCTGTCTCAACCTCGGCCGCCGCGAGGAGGCGGCGCGCCGCTTCGCCCAGGCCCTCGAGGCCGCCGGCGACTCGGCGGACCGCGAGGTCCAACAGTACCGCGTCCGCGCCCACGCGCTGTTGGGAAACTACGAGTGGGAGGCGGGCCGGCGGGAGGCCGCGAAGCGCCACTTCGAGACGGGCCTGTCCCTGCCCGCCGCGCGGGGTCGCCGCCGCGCCGAGCTCTGTCGCAACCTCGCGGCGGCCTTGGCGGAGGAGGGCGAGGCCGCGCGCTCGGACGCCTTGTTGGAGGAGGCGAAGGCCTTGTACCGCGAGGCCGGGCATCACGCGGGGGAATTTGCGACCTGGCTCGAGGAGGGCAACCTGGCCCTGCGTCGCGACGACCCGGACCGCGCGACGGAGGCCTACCGCCGCGCCGAGGCCCTGGCTGAGGCGCATCGCGACGACCTGTTTCTCGCCCGCGTCTGGAACAACCGCGCGGTCCTCGAGCGGCGGCGCGGCGAACTGGCCGCCGCCTTGGAGCATTTCGCCCGCGCCCATGAGATCCTGCACGCCTGCGGCAACCTCGAGGACCTGGCCGAGCACCTCGCCCAATTCGCGCGGGCGGAGTTCGCAGTCGGGCGCCTTTCCCGCGCGGAGGCCCTGCTCTCCGAGCTGCGCGCCCTGGCGCCCCGGGCCCGGTCCGCGGTCGCCGCCTTGCCGGGCGCGGAGGCCTACGGCCGCTGGATCCGCGAGGGCCGGGCCGCGCCGGCCGAGGCGGGTCCCTGGGACCTGGAGGCGCAGCTGCAACGCCTCGAGGGCGAGGGCCGCGAGGCCGATTTGATTCGCGACCTGCTGAGACGGCTTCACGAAAAGCTCCCCGTCGCGCTCCAGCTCAGCTTCGTCGACCGCCACGACTGGCGGCGCTGGATCGAAAACAAAGTTTTGGAAAATTCTCCTGCCCCCACGAAAGAGAGGACTCCCATGCAGATACTCGAAAGCCTGGCCACGATCAGCCGCGAACTCTTGATGGAAGACGACATGGACCGCGTCTTGAAGCACCTGATGGACGCCGCGATGCGCCTCTCCGGCGCCGAGAACGGGTTTTTGGTCCTGCGTAGCGAAGAGGCGGAAGGCCCCATCCCCGGCTTTAGCGTCGTGGTGGCCCGCAACGTCGGCAAGGAGGCCCTGGAGTCGAAGGAATTCGCCTTCAGCCTCTCGGCGATCCGCGAGGCGATGGAAAAGGGACAGCCGGTCGTCACCGACAACGCCCTGCAGGACCCGCGCTTCAGCCAGGCGAAGAGCGTGCAGCTGCACGAACTCAAATCCATCCTGGCCCTGCCGATCAACGGGCGCCGCGGCGTGCTGGGCGTCTTCTACCTCGACCACCGCTTCGAGGCGGGCCTGTTCGGCGAGGAGCAGCTTCAGGCCCTGCGCGCCTTCGCGGACCAGGCGGCCCTCGCCCTGCAGAAGGCGCAGATGATCGAGGAGCTGAAAAAGGCCAACGCCCACCTGACCGATCAGGTCGAGGAACAGAGCGACCAGTTGCACCGCATGCAGATGGAGCTGGCCGAGAGCCGGCTGAAGCTGAAGTACGAGTACTCCGAGATCGTGGGACGCTCGCCCAAAATGGTCGAGGTGCTCTCGCTGGTCGACAAGATCACCGATTCGAAGATCTCGGTCTGGATCTTCGGCGAGTCCGGTACGGGCAAGGAGTCGATCGCGCGGGCCCTGCACTTCAACAGCGGCCGCGCCAAGCAGCCCTTCGTCGCCGAGAACTGCACCCAGTGCATGGAGTGCATCTCGTCCTGCCCCGACACGGCCCTGCCGAACACCGCGCAGGACCTGATGACCGTCCTGACGACCGCCGTCCGCGGCTACGTCACGGACCCGATGGACCGCGCGCGCCTCCTCGCGAGCCTCCCGGACGTCGAACGGTCGGTCCGCGCCGGGATGGTGGCCGCGCAGCAGGCGAAGGCCGCCACCCCCGTCCGCGACCTCGTCCGCGCCGCTGTCGAGCCGATCGGCGTCGTCTCCGCGGAGAGCAAGCAGCAGCTCTGCGCCATCGTCGACACGCTCCCGCTCGCCTACGCCAAGGTCAACGCGATCTTCGCGAACCTGGAGCGGAAGTCCCCGGGCGCGGGCGGCGTCTTCTCGATCTTCGTCTCGGACCTCTGCAAGGGGTGCGGCGAGTGCGTCACCGAGTGCGGCGACCACCAGGCGCTGAAGATGGTGGAGGAGACCGAGGAGCTGAACGCCAGGCACGCCACGGCGATGGGCTTCCTCAACCTCCTCTCCGACACGCCGAGGAAGTACCTCGGCCTCTACGACCCGGAGAAGCCCCAGTCCTCGCGCGAGGCCGCGCTGAGGAACCACCTGATGGTCCGCTCGAGCTACGACGCCCTCGTCGCGGGCGACGGCGCGTGCGCCGGGTGCGGCGAGAAGACCGTCCTGCGCGCGGTCGCCTCGGTGACCGAGGCGTACATGCGGCCGATCTTCCACGCGAAGGCCGAGCGGCTCGCGGCCAAGGCCGCGCGGCTGGACGGGGAGGGCGTCGGCCGCCTGACGGCCCTGAAGGCGCGGAGCCCCGAGGGGCACGCCCGCTTCGTCCGGGCCGTCGCTCACTTCCTGATGGGCCTCGGCGGGGAGAGCGACGAGGACACCGACTCCCGGATCGCCGCCCGCGGGCCGATCCCCGACGAGGAGGTCGTCGGCGCGCTGCGGGCGGTCCTCCGGCAGGAGGCCTTCAACCACCGCGGCCTGCAGGCGATCGACGGCCGGCTGGCGAACGGGATGTCGGTGATGGCGATGGGGGCGCACACCGGCTGCAACACCGTCTTCGGCTCGACGCCCCCGAACAACCCGCACCCCTACCCCTGGATGAACTCCCTCTTCCAGGACGGCGTCACCGTCGCCTGGCTCTTCGGGGAGGCGTTCCTGATGGACCACGCCCGCCGCTCCGTCATCCCCGAGAGGCTGGCCGACGGCCTCCTCGACCGGGACGGGGAGGTCCTGACGGCGGCGGAGTACTTCGACCTGGCCCACCTGACCGACGCGCTGATGACCGACCTCGAGGTGGCCGAGCTGCCGAAGGCCTGGGCGATCGGCGGCGACGGCGGGATGGGCGACATCGGCTTCCAGAACGTCTCGAAGGTGGTCCTTCAGAACCGGCCGAACGTGAAGTCTCTGATGCTCGACACGCAGGTCTACTCGAACACCGGCGGTCAGAACTCCGACTCCTCGGTCATCACCGGCGGCTTCGACATGAACCAGATCGGTGCCGCCACGCAGGGCAAGCTGACCGAGAAGAAGGGCCTCGCCGAGATCTTCTGCGCCGGGCACGGCTCTCCCTTCGT
Above is a window of Deltaproteobacteria bacterium PRO3 DNA encoding:
- a CDS encoding GAF domain-containing protein; amino-acid sequence: MTVAADFLKDLPKILRRLGEGGMGEVYLAESPGGERVALKLLTQVQPEQVALFEGEAQLLVQLRHPAIAGIYGYAANSRALFGTDRGPCFWMEYVEGRGLLEAAREAEPARVIAWLKEALEALQALHAQNISHGDISPRNVLVTAAGRLKLLDFGLAGEFGKAGRFTAGTLPYLAPERLQGKNFPSSDLFSLGTLFYEALAGRHPRATSRSLQEILRAPAAPLLEVAPSLEPRFAVQARALDRMIRLDPKERLGSAREALEALRHAGGAAEAPASAEYHSAKMFGAEGAFAALDRVLAEVKVRPVTLWLHGIGGVGKSRFLREAAIRCAVQGLAVREIEAARFGAGLRELAAPGTEGPQAFFFRNLDRVAFAELSQLLRLKREGIAPGRLAVFEWNDDRLGEEARRLLEDLPRLLGGEAVTLQNLDAAATRELVREALGETAAREIAADLFRQSSGNPRMLLEILRLLRERRADERRHFSRAWKEEIAGLESFEGILAERLAGLAAEDRSLLASLAAAHEPSSAEVLAAVCPQLPGLEARLASLCGREFLKFEAGDGKYRLAIPALEPALLRGLPPEGLRELHRRWLQALPPDAPHDPQRLRHALALEDGGEIARLALPATEALARSGRTEEALELAERARAHLEDPAELSRLLRAKTNWLTALDRYAEALASAEEVFRLAAPDEPADLKAVKYGIVSGIACLNLGRREEAARRFAQALEAAGDSADREVQQYRVRAHALLGNYEWEAGRREAAKRHFETGLSLPAARGRRRAELCRNLAAALAEEGEAARSDALLEEAKALYREAGHHAGEFATWLEEGNLALRRDDPDRATEAYRRAEALAEAHRDDLFLARVWNNRAVLERRRGELAAALEHFARAHEILHACGNLEDLAEHLAQFARAEFAVGRLSRAEALLSELRALAPRARSAVAALPGAEAYGRWIREGRAAPAEAGPWDLEAQLQRLEGEGREADLIRDLLRRLHEKLPVALQLSFVDRHDWRRWIENKVLENSPAPTKERTPMQILESLATISRELLMEDDMDRVLKHLMDAAMRLSGAENGFLVLRSEEAEGPIPGFSVVVARNVGKEALESKEFAFSLSAIREAMEKGQPVVTDNALQDPRFSQAKSVQLHELKSILALPINGRRGVLGVFYLDHRFEAGLFGEEQLQALRAFADQAALALQKAQMIEELKKANAHLTDQVEEQSDQLHRMQMELAESRLKLKYEYSEIVGRSPKMVEVLSLVDKITDSKISVWIFGESGTGKESIARALHFNSGRAKQPFVAENCTQCMECISSCPDTALPNTAQDLMTVLTTAVRGYVTDPMDRARLLASLPDVERSVRAGMVAAQQAKAATPVRDLVRAAVEPIGVVSAESKQQLCAIVDTLPLAYAKVNAIFANLERKSPGAGGVFSIFVSDLCKGCGECVTECGDHQALKMVEETEELNARHATAMGFLNLLSDTPRKYLGLYDPEKPQSSREAALRNHLMVRSSYDALVAGDGACAGCGEKTVLRAVASVTEAYMRPIFHAKAERLAAKAARLDGEGVGRLTALKARSPEGHARFVRAVAHFLMGLGGESDEDTDSRIAARGPIPDEEVVGALRAVLRQEAFNHRGLQAIDGRLANGMSVMAMGAHTGCNTVFGSTPPNNPHPYPWMNSLFQDGVTVAWLFGEAFLMDHARRSVIPERLADGLLDRDGEVLTAAEYFDLAHLTDALMTDLEVAELPKAWAIGGDGGMGDIGFQNVSKVVLQNRPNVKSLMLDTQVYSNTGGQNSDSSVITGGFDMNQIGAATQGKLTEKKGLAEIFCAGHGSPFVAQVSMANAPKLYKALLDALEYRGTAFVQSFTPCQPEHGVGDDVSTLQSQRARDCRMIPEFTYNPGKGETYREAIEVKGNPAFDKDWWETTLKSTGEKVRYTVAHYAVTEARFRQHVRRTTPEKASGMIALEDVLVLLTQDDVVKRRVFDPKSPVFVPDFGVFVKAEDGDGQPGYYALSRQMVLLCVERRKAWRLLQGKAGVENREYRAQRALLARLAKGELTRDDLTKGGAMLLKEELAKPAQG